ATTCAATCTCACTTTCAATATTTTTTAATTCTTTGTCAGTTAGCTTCTTGAATAAAAATAACATATCAATTTCAAAAAAATTACAGAATTTAACAAGGTTTTCTATTGTTGGATTGGTTTCAGCCCGTTCAATTCTACCAACATGATTACTTGATAGATTAAGTTCATTTCCAAGTTGGAACTGTGAAAGATTTTTCTTTAGCCTATGTAATTGAATAAGCTTTCCAATTTGAAATTTTAATTCTTCAATGTCCCATTTATACATAAAGTAAATTTTAGACTTTCTAAAGTTTTTCATCAACACATATATGTGTTATATTGTTTTTTTTATTATATTTGTAAAATAAGCTACAAGAAATGTAGCTTTGCGATACTTCAACGAATATTAGAAGCTATTGCTTAGAATCTCGATCTGAAAACTGGTAATTTTTAAACATGCGAGACGATAAGCTAGAAGCTCACGACCTAGGCGTGGGCTCTCTTATCTGCATGTAAGGTATACCAGTACCTCAGATCGGATATTGTAGAGTTCCATGCCGTTTTATTTCATGCTGTTCTGCTTTTCTACAATCATCTTTTTTCTAAGCCTGCTTTATCACACAGTATCATGACATGTTACAATGGGGTGTACAATCCATTGCGGCTTTAGGGCTTTTAGAAAAATACAATTTCTATCCTATTACCCTTGGTTGGTATGGGCAGGAAGTTCAGGCATTGGCCGGGCTTCCTCCTTTACAGCCAGTAAAAAATGACACAACAGAAAACATGAAAAAAACCAGAACAGACATCCAATGCCCATTTTCGGTAGTTGGTAAGAAATACTCTGCAGTACAGATGATGGAAGCCTTTTTTCAGCTCAATGACCTGGCTGCCTCTAAAAAGAAATTAAACAGCATTATGAATTATGCGGTAAAAAGAAATAGCCGGATCAAAGAAGATCCGTCCGTTATCTTTCACTTTCGCCAGTCGATGCAGTCGTTCGTCCGTGCAGGTTATCTTATCACGCTGAAGGAAAAGAAATGGGCCGTTAATATCCAGTTGGAAGAGGTCTCTCCGTTGGTTCTTGGCTTGCTTTCGGAGAAGGAATACCAAAACCCTTTGTTGGTCTTTAAAAAAGCATTCAGAGAATACAGCATCAAGGAATTTGATTATTTTATGTCCGGGATGGTCTATTTCTCACTCGGAGTTCATGACAACCTGCCGGAAAGGAATATAGTGAGTCCTTACATCCATCTGACTAAAATGCTGGATGCAGCGCATCTGATTCTTGAAAGGAGAGGAAAAAATAAACTTGGTGAAAATTATGTATAACTAAGCTTTTGCATCAAGGGCTAACATATTTTTCTACTTCGGTTAAAATTTGTATTTTACCCTAAAGTTTTGATTTCGATTTACGGCACATCGTCAAGTTGAAACAGCTGGAAGAAATGCTATGAAAAAGTTGTCCAATAAAAGAATTTTCTGTTTTCTAATATTTATTTTTTTATTTAGTAGTTGCTCTAAATATGATAAAGATCAAATTTCGGATATTCAAAAATTATCTTCAACAAATAAGAAATACGATGTTTATTTATACACTATTGAAAGCGGAATGGCGTTTGGTTCATCTGTAAATGCCTTACAAATTGTTAAATATAAAGAAAAGCCTGATTTCTATAATTCTGATTTCTTTAGAGTTCCGAATTCTAACCCCTTTCAAATAAAGTGGAACAATGATAGTTTAACGATCAAAACAATATCCGATATTGACCGCTCATTGCAAAAACAACCCATTCGAACGGAAATTCAAAATTACAAAGGAATCATTATTAAAAATTTAGTTTACACCTTACATTCGACATTTGGTTTATCTGAATTTAAATTCATCGATTTCTACGAAAAGAATGGAAATTTAATTTTTAAGAAAGAAAATGATTCATTAGTTTTTAATGAAGAAAATTCACAAATATCTATAGACTCAAGTTATATTGAAATTAATTATTTTAAGCAAAATAATAAAGGTTTGGAATTTAAGGCATATAAACTAATTCCAGAAAAGAAAATTGATTTAAAAAAAATTGAAAAGTATCAACCTTTAAAAGCTATAGAAAAATAAATACTGCGGATAACATGTATTGTTAAAAATGCAAGAAGATGTTATATTTGCTCAGATTGGGCAACCTCCGCCATTTTATCGCCTCGTTACCGCACTATGTATCGGCTTTCGCTTTTAAATTATTAGAATGTCTAATTTATAATACTATAACCACACAAAAGGATTCGAGCGATAGCAATGGTTTTATTTGAAAAATAAAAACTGTATTGTTATACTAAACACCAGCTGCAAAATCACTTAAAAAAAACATAATAATGAAATCCAGAATTCTCTATGTCTTTATCTTACTAATATCTTACAGTTGTTCAGTAAATAAATATAGCAATGTTCCTGTACAAGATGAAATTGATCTTTCCCTTAAAAAGTTCACTGAAATAAAAAAAGAAGAAATAGATAAAAAATCAAAAGATATAACGCTTGGATATTTTTGGGGAATTGGAGAAGGTATTTATCCAACTTTTGAAAAGCATATATTTGAAATTCCTAAATCTTATCAAAGAAATGAGAATAACTTCATTCTTAAAGTAGATTATTTTTTCACAAAAGATGACCAAACCAAATTCAAGTTGTATGAATGGAATGAAAATGGAAAAAATGAAGTGGCTCATAGTTTGTTTGACGAAAAATTTTATGAAATCAAAAAATATATAACTGAAAAGCTTGGGGAACCATACCTGGAAGTATATGAAGATTTAGAAAAATCCAAAGAAGAAACAGGAAGGGATGATATTAAATGGCAAAGTAAAAATTTGAATGCCTATTTATTTCGTTTTAAAGGAAAAGGTGGATTCGATCAAATACGTTTAGCACTTTACTGCGATTAAAGAGACTGTACTGAACGAGACCTTGAAGAACAAAGTTTTCCGCAAAAAGATCTTTATGTTTGGAGCATTGAAAAAGTGAGCCAAAAAATTCGCTTACACTTTTTTCCTATATTTGAACTTCGATGTTCTATTGATATTCGGTGCTAAAAGAATCCCGAATTTTGAACAGAAAATTAAGGAAACCAAATACTAAATCTTAATACCATTGAAAATAAAATTATT
The Chryseobacterium sp. W4I1 DNA segment above includes these coding regions:
- a CDS encoding helix-turn-helix domain-containing protein — protein: MYKWDIEELKFQIGKLIQLHRLKKNLSQFQLGNELNLSSNHVGRIERAETNPTIENLVKFCNFFEIDMLFLFKKLTDKELKNIESEIEYLQKIFKNKNKTKS